The sequence GCAGGTACTCGCGCACCTGGTCCGCGATGCCGGCCAGCTGCTCCTCGCTGGAGACGTCCAGCTCCAGCACCTTCACCGGCTTCGGCAGCTTCTTGGCGATCCGCTCGGTCAGGGTGGGCCGCGGGAAGGCGGTGAGGATGATCTCCGCGCCCTGCTCCTGGGCCAGCTTCGCGGTGTGGAAGGCGATGGAGGACTCCATCAGCACTCCGGTGATCAGGATCCGCTTGCCCTCAAGGATTCCACTCATGTTGCTCAGTGACCCATGCCCAATCCGCCGTCGACGGGAATGACGGCTCCGGTGATGTACGCGGCCTCGTCGGAGGCGAGGAACCGCACGGTGGAGGCGACCTCGGCAGGCGCGGCATAGCGGCCCAGCGGCACCCCCGAGACGATCTCGGCGCGGCGCTCGTCGCTGAGCACCGCGGTCATGTCGGTGTCCACGAAGCCGGGGGCGACCACATTGACGGTGATGTTGCGCGGGCCGTACTCGCGGGCCAGCGACCGGGCGAAGCCGACCAGACCGGCCTTGGAGGCGGCGTAGTTGGCCTGGCCCGGCGAGCCGGTCAGACCGACCACCGAGGAGACCAGCACCAGGCGGCCCTTGCGCGCCCGCAGCATCTTCGCCGAGGCCCGCTTGACCACCCGGAAGGTGCCCGTCAGGTTGGTGTCCAGGACCGAGGTGAAGTCCTCCTCGGTCATCCGCAGCATCAGGACGTCCTTGGTGATGCCAGCGTTGGCGACCAGCACCTCGACGGCGCCGTGCTTGGCCTCGATCTCCGTGAAGGCGGCGTCCACCTGCGCGGCGTCGTTGATGTCGCAGCGCACCGCGAGCACCTCGTACTTGGCCAGCGCCTCCGGCACCTCCCCGGAGCGGCTGGTGATGGCGACCTTGTCGCCCGCCTCGGCGAAGGCCTGGGCGATGGCGAGGCCGATGCCCCGGTTACCTCCGGTG is a genomic window of Kitasatospora azatica KCTC 9699 containing:
- the fabG gene encoding 3-oxoacyl-[acyl-carrier-protein] reductase is translated as MSRSVLVTGGNRGIGLAIAQAFAEAGDKVAITSRSGEVPEALAKYEVLAVRCDINDAAQVDAAFTEIEAKHGAVEVLVANAGITKDVLMLRMTEEDFTSVLDTNLTGTFRVVKRASAKMLRARKGRLVLVSSVVGLTGSPGQANYAASKAGLVGFARSLAREYGPRNITVNVVAPGFVDTDMTAVLSDERRAEIVSGVPLGRYAAPAEVASTVRFLASDEAAYITGAVIPVDGGLGMGH